TTTTTATGCTGTTCCTGTGCCTTTATAATAGCCTTCGAAATCTTTCTTTGTGCCTGTATTTTTTGCTCTTTGATCTTCAATGCAAGAAGCCTGGAACTTTCTTCCGCTTTCTTTCGCTCCGTTATATCCTGTAAAATCCCAAATAGCCTGATGGGGACTTTATTTTCATTGTAAGCAAAGCGCCACTCCATAGATCCGAATCGATTTTCTCCTGCAGCAGTAATAAACCTAAAATCGATTTTTGATTCTACAGAGTGGTTCAAAGTATTATGTATGATGACTTCAGCCCGTTTTTTATCCTCAGGATGAAGCAGTGAAAGGAACTGTGCTGTAGACGGCATTACCTCCGTCATATCAAATCCTAATATTTTATATAATTCGTCAGACCAGATATGTATGTTCGCCTTCAGGTCGATATCCCAATAACCTATGCGTCCCATTGCCTGGGCTTCAGTAAGCTTTGCCTGATTATCAAGGAGCTTCTGCTCCATTATCATCTTTTGGGTAATATCATTGACAGTAACAATTCTTAGATGTTTCCCGTCCTGGCTAAAGGAGTGCGCCGTCGTCTCCACCACCAGAATTTCACCATTTTTCTTTTTGTGCCTCCAACTGCTATACCTTGAGGTGTCCGTATCGCTCTTTACCTGCGCTATATCTTCCAGCAGCGCCGGTATATCTTCCCGGGGCCTGATATCTTTTATGCTCATAGAAAGAAATTCGTCACGGGTATAGCCGTAATGTTTTACAGCGGCTTCATTTACATCAACAAAGCACAAGGTCTCCAGATCGTAAAGCCAGGAAGGCAGCGGGCTTTTATAAAACAGGGTACGGTATTTTTCTTCGCTTTTCGCAAAAGCTATCCCGATTTTTTTACTTTCTGTTATATCCTGGTAAAAAATGGTAAGGCCTGTATCAGAGGGATAAATTTTAACAGAAAACCATTTATCGATCGCGGCGTAATAATTTTCAGCCTCAGCCGGCAGGCCCGATGCCGTGGCTTGGTTACACAGATGCCAAAAGTCGGTCCCTACAGTTTCCGGATGCATATCCCAAATCACCCGGCCCAAGGTTTTTTCACGGCCCAGTACATGGGTGGCAAGGGCAGAATCATTTAAAAATGTATACCTCCCCTTCGTATCCAACGAAATAACCGCTTCGTTAATACGGTTGATCGTTAAATCGAGCTTCCTTTTTTTTCTTTTATACTTCCTGATGTACCAGCCTGCTATCAGAGTGATAAGCGCTGTATAAGTAATGATTAAAGCTGGCATAGGCATGATTAACGTTGGCAGATTTTATAATAGCAATTTACAAACATTAATTGTTGTAACCTATTTTTTCAAGCAAAATGGAGTTGCTATCTCACGGTTTTTACTGCCTTTTTCAGTCAATGAAGCTACGTCGAAATGAACCGTCAGCTATTTCTTATAAATTAAAAAAGATCAGCAGATGCAGTGTTTTTTTGGTGTTTTACTTGCATAAAAAAAGAGACTTCATATGGAGTGCCTGCGGCCATCCCGCAAAGTTCCGCTTTGAAAATGAAACGGGAACGAAAAAACTTAGCAAGCTTACATATTCGCGTTAACCACGAATCGGGATTGACTGCGGCCATCCCGCAAAGCTCCGCTTTGAAAATGAAACAGGAGAGAAAAACGCTAAAGCAAGCTTACCTATTCGCGTTAATCACGAAACGGGAGTGCCTGCGGCCATCCCGTAAAGCTCCGCTTTGAAAATTAAACAGGAGCGAAAAAATGCTAAAGCAAGCTTTGCATTTTTTCGCTCCTGTTTAATTTATTCGTGACCTCATCGGGATTCGAACCCAAATCTTCAGAACCGGAATCTGAAATTCTATCCATTGAACTATGAGGCCTTTTTTGAGATTATTGGATCTTAGATTTTTAGACTGCAAGACTTTACGTTCAGACAGTCCTGTTGTCTAACATCCAACAATCTATAGTCTTAAGCCAGCGCTTTCTTTACCGCTTCCGATATCGCTTTACCGTCGGCCTGGCCTGCAAGCTCTTTGGAGGCAATGCCCATTACTTTGCCCATATCGGCAATTCCTGAAAATCCGTTATCGGCAATAATCTTTCTTACTATGGCTTCTACTTCTTCTGCGCTCATTTGTGCAGGGAGAAATTTCTCAATCACGGCAACCTGTGCCAGTTCCGGGTCGGCAAGGTCCTGGCGGCCCTGCTGGATGTATATACTGGCGCTGTCCTTACGCTGTTTTACCAGCTTTTGCAGCAACTTTATCTCTTCTTCCTGCGATATCTCTTCTTTGGCACCGCTTTCGGTTTGTGCCAGCAGTATGGCCGACTTGATAGCGCGAAGCGATTCAAGGGCTACGGTGTCTTTAGCTTTCATGGCGGTTTTCATCTCGTCCATGATCTGGGTCTGTAAACTCATAGTACAGGGTTTTTAAAATGTGCCTGCGAAGATAAAAAAAATAACCCGAAAATATTAGCTATTTTCGGGTTAAGGTCACATTTGGGTTAGTTTAATCCACATTGTCATGCAGGAACGAATTGTTGGAACGCAACTGAAGGTCGTCGTTACTGTCCGTGCCTAATGACAAACGGGATTTGCTATTGTCTGTACGGGAATCGTTCAGGTCGATACCCATCCTTTTGTATGCAGGTTCTTTTTCAAATTCATCAATCCTCGAAGAGCTGTTGTGGAACTTATAGTTGAATTCCTTCATCTTTTTCCTTCTCTCCTCTGCCCTCAGGCGAAGCGTCTCTTCAATGGTCATTTCCACAGGGGAGATGTCTTCATGCGATGCAGCAAACCTTGAAGGCTCCGGCTGTTCTGTCTTTTTAATAGTCAGGTCCAGCTCCGGGGCTATCGGCTCCGCTACTTTCGCTGCAGGCTTAGACTCTATAAGCTCCGCTTCCTTTTCAAGGTAGTCTTCCAGCGAATAGCGCACGATGCCTGTTTCGTTAAGCTCGGTGATCGGCACTACCTGCACCGGCTCATTCACCTTAATAGCGCGTGTCTCATCGGTAAGGCTGAATAAAAGCTTTTCTTCTTTTTTTACGTTATCTACCGAAAGGTCGAATGAAAAAGTGAATTGCTCCTCTTCTTTCTCCACGATCACAAATTCAGGCTCCCTCACCTCAATTTCCCTTACATCTTTTATCGCGAACTGCTGCACCGGCGCTTTGGCAGGCGATACAATCTCAAAAAACACGTCAAGGTTATTGATGTAATCTGAAGATGGGAACGCAGGCGTTTCGGCAACAGGCGTTTCAACAACTTCAGCTATTGGCTTTTTTTCCTCAATTACTTCCTCCTCAAGCGCAAATACTATTTTTTCTTCAACAACAGGCGCTGCGATTGCCTCCGGCTTTGGCGTTTCGGCAACAGGCGCCGAAAAGTCAAATGAAGGTACAATAGGCCTTTGCGTAAGGTCGCGCACCAGCTTCTGGTCTTCTTCCAGTGCGTGGATTATCTTTTTAGGCTCGGTATTCACGATCTCATTCTGCTGCTCTACATTAAAGCCGGTCGCTATAATGGTAACGGCAACGGCA
Above is a genomic segment from Flavobacterium album containing:
- a CDS encoding PAS domain S-box protein — encoded protein: MPALIITYTALITLIAGWYIRKYKRKKRKLDLTINRINEAVISLDTKGRYTFLNDSALATHVLGREKTLGRVIWDMHPETVGTDFWHLCNQATASGLPAEAENYYAAIDKWFSVKIYPSDTGLTIFYQDITESKKIGIAFAKSEEKYRTLFYKSPLPSWLYDLETLCFVDVNEAAVKHYGYTRDEFLSMSIKDIRPREDIPALLEDIAQVKSDTDTSRYSSWRHKKKNGEILVVETTAHSFSQDGKHLRIVTVNDITQKMIMEQKLLDNQAKLTEAQAMGRIGYWDIDLKANIHIWSDELYKILGFDMTEVMPSTAQFLSLLHPEDKKRAEVIIHNTLNHSVESKIDFRFITAAGENRFGSMEWRFAYNENKVPIRLFGILQDITERKKAEESSRLLALKIKEQKIQAQRKISKAIIKAQEQHKNYVAQELHDNINQILFGARFHLGIAGRKCEETKELVKDSIDLVNKAMKEIHLLCENLVTPLKDIDLYEIVNELIHKSAASTDIPLHMDFCYEIPCEFSDDLKLNIYRIVQEQLHNIRKHAQAKNVKISLALKENSICIIVEDDGKGFDVKQKRKGLGISNITHRVEAFNGSITIQSNPGAGCKTEVMIPLKVDNKAQLYARASGDNG
- a CDS encoding GatB/YqeY domain-containing protein; the protein is MSLQTQIMDEMKTAMKAKDTVALESLRAIKSAILLAQTESGAKEEISQEEEIKLLQKLVKQRKDSASIYIQQGRQDLADPELAQVAVIEKFLPAQMSAEEVEAIVRKIIADNGFSGIADMGKVMGIASKELAGQADGKAISEAVKKALA
- the ftsZ gene encoding cell division protein FtsZ, whose product is MMNTEFGSISFDLPKNQSNVIKVIGVGGGGSNAINHMFKQGIKGVDFIVCNTDSQALQNSPVPNKIQLGVGLTEGLGAGANPEVGQQSALESIDDIEKMLDTNTKMIFITAGMGGGTGTGAAPVIAQLAKERDILTVGIVTIPFQFEGKVRSDQALAGVERLRKQVDSLIVINNNKLREVYGNLGFKAGFSKADEVLATASRGIAEVITHHYTQNIDLKDAKTVLSNSGTAIMGSAIASGDNRAKDAIVDALDSPLLNDNKITGAKNVLLLIVSGTSEITIDEIGEINDHIQAEAGYNANIIMGVGEDESLGDAVAVTIIATGFNVEQQNEIVNTEPKKIIHALEEDQKLVRDLTQRPIVPSFDFSAPVAETPKPEAIAAPVVEEKIVFALEEEVIEEKKPIAEVVETPVAETPAFPSSDYINNLDVFFEIVSPAKAPVQQFAIKDVREIEVREPEFVIVEKEEEQFTFSFDLSVDNVKKEEKLLFSLTDETRAIKVNEPVQVVPITELNETGIVRYSLEDYLEKEAELIESKPAAKVAEPIAPELDLTIKKTEQPEPSRFAASHEDISPVEMTIEETLRLRAEERRKKMKEFNYKFHNSSSRIDEFEKEPAYKRMGIDLNDSRTDNSKSRLSLGTDSNDDLQLRSNNSFLHDNVD